The Fusobacterium pseudoperiodonticum DNA window TATTTATATAATTTAAAGAAAGTTATATAAATAGTATATATAATGTATATTGATAATTCATTTTTGTTTTGTTATAATTTGAAAATAGAATGATTATAATAGAACGTTTTTTCTGAAATAATGATTATTTTTATTTAAGGGAGGCTTATATGAAGAGGGATGATGTATTAAAGGATATTGAACAAAAATTGAGAGCTTTAGGTTATTCTGATGAAAAAGATTTAGAAATTCTAAAAAAATATTATTTTCAATTACTTCAAGAAGGAACAAGACCAAATGATATCAAAATTTCTGAAGAGGAGCAGGGAAAACTTTTAGATATATACAAAAAAAGAATAGAAAATGAAAAAAAGAAAGTAGATACAGAGAATATAATAGACAGTAATAAAATAAAAGTTGTTATTTCAACTGTGAGTTTAGCAAATGTAAGTTCTAATATATTAGAAGAGTTGCCACTTGAAAAAACTTTAAGACTTTGTAAAAATGTTAAAAATGTTTATTTATTCTATAGTAACGAAGCGTCAGAAAAATTTAAGTTAATAAAAGAAAAATTAAATAATAAAAATATAGAAGTCAATGCTAGAATGACAGATAAAGAAAAATTAACTTCTGAAAATATAATTAGTATGAGAGCTTTTTTGTTTGATACTTTAAAAGTTTTGAAAGAAAAAGGAATAAAGGAAGATGAAATATTAATAGATTTAACAGTTGGAATGAAACTTGCATCTATAGCAATGTATAAAATAGCTGTTGAGAATGGTATAAAGATTGTAAACTGGAAAGAAATATACTTCTCAAAATATAAAAAAAATGAAAATGAAGAATACAGTTTATCAAATGAAAGTTTCAGAATAGTTTTCAGTGCTATGTTTGAAATAATCAAAGAAATTTTAGTAGAAAATAAACAAATGTTATTAGATATAAATGCTTCAATAAAAAGAAAAGAATATCAAACAGTTGTAAGTCTATACAAAAAACTAGATAGAAAGAATGAAGAGTTATTTTTTAAAGAGATTTCAGAATTATTTAACAAAGAATTGCTTTTGGATTTAAATGTAGGAAAATTTTCTAATAAGTTGAAAGATTTTGTTGAAACAATATTAGCACATAAGGAATTTCCAGAATATTTTAAAGAAAAAATAAAAAATCTTATGATTTATTTGCAAATTGTCTCAGACTTTGATGTAAAGGACTTAGAAGATTATAATAAAGAATTTGTAAAAGAGTTAAAATTAAAATATGAAGAATATAAAGATAAAAATAGTGAAGATGCAGATGTAGGAGATTTCCTTGTAGAGTACTATTGTAAAAAAATGAAAAATTTAGATATAACAGATGAGGATTTAGAAATTCTTACTTTTGATGAAGAACTATTAAGTGATATAGAAGAAACTTTAGAGGAAGAAGATGAAATATACTATTTACCAGAAACTTATTCTTTAAAAAATCTATATCTTTATTTAATTGGAATAAACATAGCTGAACCTTTAATGAGTGTAAAAAAAATATTATTCACAGACGAAATAAAAAAAGTAACTAAGAAATCTATATATGAAAAATTATTCTTTGAAACAGATTTGGAATCATACTATGAAAAGAAACTTTTCGAGGAAAATAAAGAGCAATATGAAAGAATCAAGAATTTAATTTCACTAAGTGATTTATTAGAAAAAGTTGACAATTCATTAACTTATGAAAATAGTATTTTAAAAATATCTAAATATGATATTGTGGTTGACTTAGAAAAAGAAGGAATAAAATTAAATGATTTCCATGAAACAGTTATGGATTTACTTCTAAAAGAAGAAATTTTAACAAATGATAAATTAAGAAGCTTAGGAGAAAGTTTAACAGAAACAACTTTTAATAAATATAAGAGTATCTTTAATAAAAGTATAGTTGCAAAATTAAATGAAATAATAGTAAGAAAATTGAGGGAAAATAATTATTTAAAAATGGATGAAACTGAAGACTTTATTAAGACTAGACATCAAAATAAAGTTAGTAATCAAGATTGGGCTTATAAAATAAATGAAAAATTTATTTAAAACATATTAACATATTGAATTTTAAGGAGGTTTATCTATGTCAAGAGTATTAATAGCTGGAATTGGTGGGGGAAAAAACAAAGAAACTGGAACTTACAGAGTTGCTAATTACAAAATAGAAGATAAGGTTTATGAAAAAAGAAGTTTTATTACTTCTGCACTTGAAGAACATTATGAAATTGATAAAACTATTTTTATTGGAACAACAGGATCAATGTGGGATAATCTATACGAGTACTATTGCAATAGATATGATAAAGAATATGATGAAAACTATCATCTTGAATTAATGGGAGTTATAGATAATGCTACAATGGATACAGATATATACAGTCTTAATATAGCTAAATTTAATGAAACTTTTAAAAATAAGATTTTGGCAATAGTTACAAAATATGGAATGAACGAATTAGAAATTTTTGAAAATTTTAATCTTATAATACAACTACAAAATGAACTTAAAGATGGAGATGAAGTATACTTAGATATTACACATTCTTTTAGATCTAATGCTTTTTGGATGTTTTTAGTTATGAATTATTTAACAGATGTTGAAGATAAAAAAATCACAGTTAAAGCTATCACTTATGGAATGTTAGAAGCTCAAAAAGAAGGAGTTGCTCCTGTTGTTGACTTAAATGCTTTCTATAAGATTTTACAATGGATAAAAGGGGCTAACAATTTCAAAAACTATGGAAATAGCTATTTAATCGAACAAAATATAGAAAATGAAAAATTGTCTAAGAAATTAAGAAACTTCTCTGATGCTCTTAATATGAATTATATAGCTTCTTTAAGACAAAGTATTAATTCACTAAAAAAACTAGAAGAAGATATCGAAAATCTTGATGGACCAGCTAAATTAATAATTCCAAAAGTTATAAAGGATTTTATGGATAGATTCGCAACTGAAGAAAAGGATTATTTATTCCAAGCCGAACTAGCAAAATGGCATTTTGAACAAAAAAGATATGCTATGGCATATATAAATATTAATGAATCAATAATAGGTTTTATAATGGATGCTTTAGATCTACCACTTTTAACTGGTGATAAGAAAAAAGATGAAAATAAATTGGCAAAAGATTGGTTAAATATGATAATAAGTAGACATGAAACAAATAAAATTTATCCAAATTTCAAGGTAGATAAAGATAATCAAGAATTACATGAGTATATAAAAATCTTTGAGCACAGTAGAAGAGTTAGAAATGAAATTGCTCACTCTATAGGTGGAAAAGATAGTGCTGTTAATGATATAAATAGCTTAAAAAATTATTGTGAAAAAATTATAGATTTATTGAAAAATAGAGATTTTATCATAAAAAAAGATGAGGAACTAGGTTTTTCAAAAAAATTGCTTAAAAATTTGTAATGGAGGAAAAATGAAAAAAATAATTTTATTATTTTCACACACTTTAACAGAGCCACAAATAAAAGAATTAAAAGAAGAATGGAATTGTAATGAAATTATATATATGCCAGATGAATTAAAAAGCAAATGGATGGGTGTAACAGATGACATAGATATAAATCAATTCAAAAAGTTTCTTTTAGATAATCTTCAAAAAGGGGATTATGTTCTAATTCAAGGTGAATGGGGCTTAACATATAATATGATAAATTTTGCTAAAAAGAATAACTTTATACCTCTATATGCAGGAACTATAAGAAAAGTTACAGAGTATAAAGAAGGAGATAAAGTCATAAAAAATTCTGTTTTTTCACACACAAAATTTAAAAAATATTAAACTAAAAAGATGGGAGCTTTATTTGCTTCCATTTTTTTTAAATAAAAATAAATTTAGTTAACAAAATTTCATTTTATATGTTAAAATATTATAGTTAATGAGGTGATAAAATGGAAAAGAATATACCCCAACACATTGCTATAATAATGGATGGTAATGGAAGATGGGCAAAGAAAAGAGGTTTAGCTAGAAGTTTTGGACATATGGAAGGTGCAAAATCATTAAGAAGAGCCTTAGAGTATTTTACTGAAATAGGTGTAAAATATTTAACTGTCTATGCCTTTTCAACTGAAAATTGGTCTAGACCAAAAGATGAAGTTTCAACTCTTATGAAGTTATTTTTAAAATATATAAAAAGTGAAAGAAAAAACATGATGAAAAATAAGATTCGTTTTTTTGTTTCAGGTAGAAAAAATAATATTCCTGAGAAGTTATTAAATGAAATTGAAAAATTAAAAGAAGAAACAAAAAATAATGATAAAATAACTTTAAATATAGCATTTAACTACGGAAGTAGAGCAGAAATAATAGATGCAGTAAATGATATTATTAAGGATGGAAAAGAAAATATAACAGAGGAAGATTTTTCTAAATATCTATATAATGATTTTCCAGATCCAGACTTGTTGATAAGAACAAGTGGAGAAATGAGAATATCTAATTTCTTGTTGTGGCAAATAGCTTATTCAGAACTTTATATTACAGATACTCTTTGGCCTGATTTTGATGAAAAAGAAATAGACAAGGCTATAGAAAGTTACAATCAAAGAGATAGAAGATTTGGAGGAGTAAAAAATGTTTAAATGGAATAGAATTTTAGTAGCACTGATAGGAGTTCCATTATTATTCTTTGTCTATATGGGAGAGGCCTTTTTTCATATGAATCTTCAAGGTTTACCTATGTTAATATTTACTAATTTAGTTGTTGCCATAGGAACATATGAATTCTATAAGATGGTAAAAATATCAGGAAAAGAAGTTTATGATAAATTTGGGATTTTAGTTTCAATTATAATTCCAAACTTAATTTATTTAGCAAACAGAAGTAAGTATCTAGATCAAAGTATGGTAGGACTTGTTATAATAATTGCAACTATGTCACTACTTATATATAGAGTTTTTAGAAATCAGATAAAAGGAACATTGGAAAAAGTTTCTTTTACAATTTTAGGAATAGTATATGTATCTGTATTTTTCTCTCAAATTATAAATCTTTATTTCTTAGGAGCAATATTTCCTTTTGTTTTACAAGTTTTGGTTTGGATATCAGATACAGCAGCAGGAATAGTAGGAGTTGCAATAGGAAGAAAATTCTTTAAAAATGGTTTTACAGAAATAAGTCCAAAAAAATCTGTTGAAGGTGCTTTAGGTTCAATTATTTTTACAGCTATTGCTTTTGTAGGAATTGTTTCATATTTTGAAAAAATCAAAGATGTTAGTTTAGAAGAAGGTGTTGTAGCCTTCTTAATAGGAGCCTTTATATCAGTTGTGGCTCAAATTGGAGATTTAATAGAATCTCTATTTAAAAGAGAATGTGGTGTTAAAGATTCAGGAACTATACTTATGGGACATGGAGGAATATTAGATAGATTTGATAGTATGATACTAGTATTACCTTTTGTAACTGTAGTTATATATTTCTTTCATTTATGTATTAGCTATAAATATGGAATTTAGATAAGGGAATGAGAAAAATGAAAAAGATTTTAATTCTAGGTTCAACTGGAAGTATAGGAACAAGTGCTTTAGAACTTATTAGAAATAATAGAGAAGAATATCAAGTTGTTGCTATAAGTGGTAATAGAAATATAGAGTTGCTTAAGAAACAAATTGAAGAATTTAAACCTTTAGCTATATATGTAGGTGCTGAAGAAGAAGCTGTGAAAATTAAAAATGAATATCCTTTTATAGAAGATATCTATTTTGGAGAAAATGGTTTAGCAGAACTTGCAAAGAATAGTGACTATGATATTATATTGACAGCAGTAAGTGGGGCTATAGGTATAGATGCCACAGTGGAGGCTATAAAAAGAGAAAAGAGAATTGCTCTTGCAAATAAAGAAACTATGGTATCAGCTGGGACATATATAAATAGACTTTTAAAAGAATATCCAAAGGCAGAAATTATTCCTGTAGACAGTGAACATTCAGCTTTATTTCAATCTCTACAAGGTTTTAAAAAAGAAAATGTAAAAAAATTAATAATCACTGCAAGTGGTGGAACATTTAGAGGAAAGACTTTAGAATTTTTAGAAAATGTAACAGTGGAAGAAGCTTTAAAACATCCAAATTGGTCTATGGGAAAGAAAATTACTATAGACTCTTCAACTTTGGTGAATAAAGGACTTGAAGTTATAGAAGCTCATGAGCTTTTCAATGTGGCTTATGATGATATAGAAGTTGTTGTACATCCACAAAGTATAATACACTCTATGGTTGAATATGTAGATGGTAGTATTATAGCTCAAATGGGAGTTCCTAGTATGAAAACTCCAATACTATATGCTTTTTCTTATCCGGAAAAAGAATTCAATGCATCGATAGATTTTTTAGATTTAATAAAAACTAAAACTTTAACTTTTGAGGAAGCAGATAGAAAGGTATTTAAAGGTATAGACTTAGCATATAGAGCAGGGAGAACAGGAGAAACTATGCCAACTGTTTTCAATGCAGCAAATGAAGTTGCAGTTGAGCTATTTATGAAGAAAAAAATAAAATTCTTAGATATATATAGAATAATTGAAGAAGCTATGGATAGTCATAAACTTATATCTTTAGATACAGATGAAGCTTTATCTATTATTAAGGAAGTTGACAGAGAAACTAGAAGGAAAGTGAGAGAGCAATGGGAAAAATAATAGTCATTGAAGGAACAGATTCAAGTGGAAAAGAAACTCAAACTAAATTACTCTATGAAAGAGTAAAGAAAATATATGATAAAACTATAAAAATATCTTTTCCTAATTATGATAGTCCAGCTTGTGAGCCGGTGAAGATGTACTTAGCTGGGAAATTTGGAACAGATGCAACTAAGGTAAATCCTTATCCTGTGTCTACTATGTATGCCATAGATAGATACGCTTCATTTAAGCAAGATTGGGAAAAATTCTATCTTGATGATTATTTAATAATAACTGATAGATATGTAACTTCAAATATGATTCACCAAGCTTCAAAAATAAAAGATATAGAAGCTAAAGATGAGTATTTAAATTGGTTAGTAGATTTAGAATATAGGAAAAATGAAATACCAGAACCAGATATAGTTATCTTTTTGAAGATGCCAACAGATAAGGCTAAAGAGCTTATGGAAAACAGAAAAAATAAGATAGATGGTTCAGAAAAAAAAGATATACATGAAGTGAATGAAGATTATTTAAAAAAATCTTATGATAATGCAACAGCTATTTCAAAAAAATATTCTTGGTGTGAAATAGAATGTGTTGAAGATAATAAAATTAAAACTATTGAAAGAATAAATGATGAAATTTTCTCTAAAATAGAAGAGTTAATAAAATAAATATGTTTAATGGAAGTGAGATTACTATCTAGTAGTCTCTTAGTTGGGAGGATAAATGACATTTTTAATTGCAGTTGCCATGCTGGGTTTAATAATATTTGTGCATGAGCTAGGACATTTTTTAACTGCGAAATTTTTTAAAATGCCTGTGAGTGAATTTTCAATAGGTATGGGACCACAAGTCTTTTCGCTTGATACAAAAGAAACAACATATTCCTTTAGAGCCATTCCAATAGGAGGATATGTTAATATTGAAGGAATGGAAGTGGGGAGCCAAGTTGAGAATGGTTTTAATTCTAAACCTGCATATCAAAGATTTATAGTTCTTTTTGCAGGAGTTTTTATGAATTTCTTGACAGCTTTCTTAATTATATTCTCAATTGCTCAAATGAACGGTAGAATGGAATATGAAGAAAAAGCTATTATAGGTGCTCTAGTAAAAGGTGGAGCAAATGAACAAATATTAAAAGTTGATGATAAAATTTTAGAACTAGATGGTAAAAAAATAACTTTATGGGCAGATATACCTGAAGTTACAAAAGAAGCTTTAGATAAAAAAGAACTTTCTGCTATAATTGAAAGAGATGGAAAAGAAGAAAAACTAGTTTTAAAATTGACAAAAGATGAAGAAAATAATAGAGTAGTTCTAGGAATATCTCCAAAATCTAAAAAAACAAATCTTTCTTTTACTGAAAGTCTAATCTTTGCAAAAAATTCTTTTGTATCTATTTTAAAAGATACAGTAGGAGGGCTTTTTACACTTTTTTCAGGAAAAGCTGACTTAAAAGAAATCAGTGGTCCAGTAGGAATACTTAAAGTTGTGGGAGAAGTATCAAAATTTGGTTGGACTTCTATAGCAAGTTTAGCTGTTATTCTTTCTATAAATATAGGAGTTTTAAATTTATTACCTATACCAGCACTTGATGGAGGAAGAATAATTTTTGTGCTTTTAGAACTTTTTAGAATAAAAGTTAATAAAAAATGGGAAGAAAACTTGCATAAATTCGGTATGGTTGTCTTATTATTTTTTATTGTTATGATTAGTGTTAATGATGTCTGGAAACTTTTTAATTAATTTTTCTTGAAAAAATACAAATAATCGGTTATAATACATTATGATATTAAATTAAAAAATTGATTTGTTTTGGAAAAGGAGGAATAAATATGAAAAATGCAATATTAGCAATTTCAGAAAAGAAGGAAATACTAAAACAAATAAGAAAAGAACTAGCAGAAAAATATGAAGTAATTACCTTCAATAATTTATTAGATGCAATAGATATGGTAAGAGAAAGTGACTTTGATTTAGTCTTACTAGACAATGCTTTGGAAGGAGTTACAGTAGGAGAAGCTAAGAAAAAATTAGCTAGTATAGGAAAAGAGTTCGTAACTATAGCCCTAGTAGATGAAGTAAATGCTGAAACAACAAAAGAATTAGAAAATTCTGGAATCTTTGCTTATTTATTAAAACCAATAAAAGTTGAAGATTTAGATGCAATAATCCTACCTTCTTTAAATGGTTTAGAACTAATAAAAGAAAATAAAAGATTAGAAGAAAAATTAGCTGTGTTAGAAGAAGATACAGATATAATAGGACAATCTGCTAAGATTAAAGATGTTAGAAATCTTATAGAAAAAATAGCAGATAATGACTTACCAGTTTTAATAGTTGGAGAAACTGGAACAGGTAAAGATATAATAGCTAAAGAAATTCACAAAAAAAGTGAAAGAAATAAAGGAAGATATGCTCAAATAAGCTGTGCTTTATATCCAGGTGAACTTATTGAAAGAGAACTATTTGGTTATGAAAGAGGGGCTTTCATGGGAGCTAATGCGAGTAAAAAAGGACTTTTAGAAGAAATTGATGGAGGAACAATATACATTGAAGATATTTCTAAAATGGATATAAAAATTCAGTCAAGATTCCTAAAAGCTATTGAATATGGTGAATTCAAAAGAGTTGGAGGAACAAAAGTAAGAAAAACTAATGTTAGATTCCTAGTTGGAACTGATATAGACTTAAAACAAGAAACAGAAAAAGGTAAGTTTAGAAAAGATTTATATCATAGACTAACAGCTTTAACTATAGAAGTTCCACCTTTAAGAGAAAGAAAAGAAGATATTCCTGTACTAGCTAACTACTTCTTAAACAAGATAGTTAGAATATTACATAAAGAAACTCCAGTTATTTCAGGAGAAGCTATGAAATTCTTAATGGAATACTACTATCCAGGAAATATTATGGAACTTAAAAACTTAATTGAAAGAATGGCATTATTATCTAAAGATAAAATTTTAGATGTAGATCAATTACCATTAGAAATTAAGACTAAATCTGACATCGTTGAAAATAAAACAGTTGTTGGAGTAGGACCATTAAAAGAAATATTAGAACAAGAAATTTATAGTTTAGAAGAAGTAGAAAGAGTTGTAATTGCTATAGCATTACAAAAAACTAGATGGAATAAACAAGAAACATCTAAGATCCTAGGTATAGGAAGAACAACTTTGTATGAAAAAATTAGAAAATATGGTTTAGATACAAAGTAAAATAACTAAAGTGAGGGAAAATAAATGTCAATAAGAAAATTTCGTAAACAGATGAAACCTTTTATCATTGTACTAACAGTTGTTTTTATACTATCTCTAGCATATGGAGGATATGAAAGTTTTAGAACAAGTAGAGCTAATAAAAAAGCTCAAGAAGCAATGCTTTTAAATAAAGATTATATACAAAAAATTGATATAGAAAGAGCAAAGCAAGAAGTTTCAAGAGCGTATGCAGAAACAGTTGACAAGGATATAGTAGATATAATTGCATTTAATGATGTTATAGATAAAAAATTAACATTAGATCTTGCAAAAAGTCTAAAAGTAAAGGTTCCTAGTTCTGAAGTTAATGCACAATACGAAGAGCTTGAATCTTCTATGGGAGATAAAGAACAATTTAGAAGAATGTTACAAGTTCAAGGGCTTACTAAAGATTCTTTAAAGAAGAGAATAGAAGAAAATTTATTAATGCAAAAAACTAGAGAAGAGTTTTCAAAAAATATAAATCCTACAGATGAAGAAATAAATGCTTACATGTCATTATATTCTATCCCAAGTGATAAGAAAGAAGATGCAATAAGTCTTTATAAAATGGAAAAAGGTGAAGAAGCATTTAAGTTAGCTTTAATTAAAGCTAGAAAAGAAATGCAAATAAAGGATTTAGCTCCTGAATATGAAAATTTAGTTGAAAAAGTTTCTTATGAAGAAGATGGATTTAAAGTAACAAATCTTGATTTAGCTAAAATTATGGCTACTTTCATGGTAAATCAAAAAGCAACTAAAGAACAAGCAGAAGAATTAGCAAAAAATATGATAGCTAAACAAATAAAAGTTGCTAAAATGGCAAAAGAAAAAGGTGTTAAAGTAAACGAAGAATTAGACCTTATGTCTCAATTACAAGAATATACTGTAGGGCTTTCTGAAAAAGTAAGAGAAGAAATAAAACCTACTGATGCAGAATTGGAAAGTTTCTTTAATGCAAATAAATCTAGATATAATATACCTGAAACAGCTGATGCAAAATTAATTTTCATAACTGTTAAATCAACTAAAGAAGATGATGCAGTAGCAAAAGCAGAAGCTGAAAAATTATTAGCTGAGTTGACACCTGAAAACTTTAGTGAAAAAGGAAAGAGTATAGGAAATAATCAAGATATTATCTATCAAGATTTAGGAACTTTTGGAAAACAAGCAATGGTTAAAGAATTCGAAGAAGCATTGAAAGATGTTCCTTCAAATACTGTAATAAATAAAGTTATAAAAACAAAATTTGGTTATCATGTTGTTTATGTAAAGAAAAATGATAATAATCAACAATGGTCAGCTGAACATATTTTAATCGTTCCATATCCATCTGATAAAACAGTTGCAGAAAAACTTGAAAAGTTAGAAAAACTTAAGGCTGATATAGAAGCTGGAACTTTAGCTTTAAATGATAAAATAGATGAAGATGTAATTCAAAGTTTTGATGCAAAAGGTATAACTCCAGATGGAATAATTCCAGATTTTGTTTATAGTCCTGAAATAGCAAAAGCAGTCTATGAAACTCCTTTAAATAAAGTTGGAATAATAAATCCTAATAAAGCTACTATAGTAGTTTTCCAAAAAACTAAGGAAGTTAAAGCAGAAGAAGCTAATTTCACTAAATTAAAAGAAGAAGTTAAAAAAGATTATATAAATAGACAAGTTGGAGAATATATGTCAAAGTTATTCTAAGACTAAAGGGGTTGTTGTGATACAATAGCCCCTTTTGTATCTTATTTTTGGAGGGATTATGTATTTTAGAAATGAGGATATAGAAAAATTACTAGATAGTTTGAGAATAGAAGAAGTTGTTGGAGAATTTGTTGATTTAAAAAAATCAGGTTCAAGCTATAAAGGCCTATGTCCTTTTCATGCTGATACCAATCCATCATTTTCAGTAAAACCTGAAAAAAAGATATGTAAATGCTTTGTTTGTGGTTCTGGTGGAAATGCTATAAATTTTTACTCAAAAATAAAAAATATTTCCTATATGGAAGCAGTAAAAGAACTAGCACAAAAATATAGAGTTAATATAAAAGAGTACAATGCTAAAAATACAGATATAGATAATGAGAAATTCTATCAAATTATGGAAGATAGCCATAATTTTTTTATGGATAAGATATTTGCACAAGAATCAAGAACAGCATTGAATTATCTTTCAAATAGAGGTTTAGATACAGATTTAATAAAAGAACATAGACTTGGTTATGCCCCTGCAAAGTGGTCAGAACTATATGATTTTTTGAAGGAAAAAAATTACAGTGATGAAGATTTATTAACTTTAGGTCTTATAAAACAGAATGAAGAAGGAAGAATTTATGATACTTTTAGAAATAGAATAATCTTCCCTATATACTCTATTAGTAATAGAATAATAGCTTTTGGAGGAAGAAGTTTAGAAAAAGATGATACTATACCAAAGTATATAAACTCACCAGATACTCCTATTTTTAAAAAAGGTAAAAATATTTATGGTATTGAAAGAGCTTCCAATATAAGAAATAAAAATTATTCCATTTTAATGGAAGGATACATGGACGTATTGTCTGCTAATATTTTTGACTTTGATACTAGTATTGCTCCTTTAGGAACAGCTTTAACAGTAGAGCAAGCTCAGTTAATTAAAAGATACTCATCTAATATTTTGCTATCTTTTGATATGGATAAGG harbors:
- a CDS encoding peptidylprolyl isomerase, with translation MSIRKFRKQMKPFIIVLTVVFILSLAYGGYESFRTSRANKKAQEAMLLNKDYIQKIDIERAKQEVSRAYAETVDKDIVDIIAFNDVIDKKLTLDLAKSLKVKVPSSEVNAQYEELESSMGDKEQFRRMLQVQGLTKDSLKKRIEENLLMQKTREEFSKNINPTDEEINAYMSLYSIPSDKKEDAISLYKMEKGEEAFKLALIKARKEMQIKDLAPEYENLVEKVSYEEDGFKVTNLDLAKIMATFMVNQKATKEQAEELAKNMIAKQIKVAKMAKEKGVKVNEELDLMSQLQEYTVGLSEKVREEIKPTDAELESFFNANKSRYNIPETADAKLIFITVKSTKEDDAVAKAEAEKLLAELTPENFSEKGKSIGNNQDIIYQDLGTFGKQAMVKEFEEALKDVPSNTVINKVIKTKFGYHVVYVKKNDNNQQWSAEHILIVPYPSDKTVAEKLEKLEKLKADIEAGTLALNDKIDEDVIQSFDAKGITPDGIIPDFVYSPEIAKAVYETPLNKVGIINPNKATIVVFQKTKEVKAEEANFTKLKEEVKKDYINRQVGEYMSKLF
- the dnaG gene encoding DNA primase; amino-acid sequence: MYFRNEDIEKLLDSLRIEEVVGEFVDLKKSGSSYKGLCPFHADTNPSFSVKPEKKICKCFVCGSGGNAINFYSKIKNISYMEAVKELAQKYRVNIKEYNAKNTDIDNEKFYQIMEDSHNFFMDKIFAQESRTALNYLSNRGLDTDLIKEHRLGYAPAKWSELYDFLKEKNYSDEDLLTLGLIKQNEEGRIYDTFRNRIIFPIYSISNRIIAFGGRSLEKDDTIPKYINSPDTPIFKKGKNIYGIERASNIRNKNYSILMEGYMDVLSANIFDFDTSIAPLGTALTVEQAQLIKRYSSNILLSFDMDKAGKSATERASFILKSQGFNIRVLQFEGAKDPDEYLKKNGREAFLEVVQKSLEIFDFLYELYSSEYDLTNIIAKQNFIERFKEFFAYLTTDLEKEMYLKNLSEKIDINIDILRKTLVEENKKKFIVKDYIDEIEEKPIEKKEFKKANNLELSIVEMLLKKPKYYEFFKDEKFESDIANKTLKFFEEKIKENFNFESNNLMREFENYIRNDNESHSEYINSNIARIILNYVIDTENTIEEKEFLKLFKDYFRVKVKLRDKTQDDFQKIVYFSKFKDKIEKSKSVEEFIEIYNSFKYLF